In a genomic window of Melitaea cinxia chromosome 27, ilMelCinx1.1, whole genome shotgun sequence:
- the LOC123666894 gene encoding piggyBac transposable element-derived protein 4-like, whose protein sequence is MAPGDPYEREQKRLLELFNEVETPESSEDPYADDGEYGSDKDYYPSGDESLSSDDAAGRRPQKHASNSSGESSSSSDSDDSEKTFCPSEDEQRNENISVTQNLHVSEATSSGIPLSSNDRLINQDDRPNSPDISDQLTSPISHAPRTSAEIPSVVEGWSDTVTDIPDFNFDNAASGIQVNIDNIENVMDFFHLVFPRNFVEYLVICTNNYGKSLCQTNKPHTRYSRKAVFRETNYEEMLKFLGLSLLKGHIKCPKQRNLFTLTKAMYYHPIFTYTMSGRRYEQLLRCLYASELEAKGQQKIIKFIDMLTINFRKIYSAGENLSLDESLLLFRGRLHFRQYIKSKKARYGIKFYELTTFDGYVLNILMYSGKETTNQNMDGDESKTEKLVLRLMRPYLLRGHHLFMDNYYNSVKLSQKLLDLNTHSTGTLRKSRKDNPKFITTKKLKKGEHVWARKNKVYVSNWKDKRPVLMVTTKVHPSIIEVSNRFGKSRLKPAEVDTYNRNMSGIDRCDQMVSYYSCPRKTIRWYKKVIFYMMDIVVWNAFFLYRKYKKNNSSLYSYINYREELIQEFIGLDKNLKGSDLIKTSSIHDNRRFRPTTTCTANIPDNDGSVIQGHWPEQMPARPGTTKKFAFLKCKFCTQKKIRKETSYRCKGCSDKPPLCPSCFEPYHASLLNPDDD, encoded by the coding sequence ATGGCGCCTGGAGATCCGTACGAAAGGGAACAAAAACGGTTGTTAGAATTGTTCAATGAAGTTGAAACTCCGGAATCTAGTGAAGATCCATATGCTGATGATGGGGAATACGGGTCCGACAAGGACTACTATCCTTCAGGCGACGAGTCGTTGAGTTCTGACGATGCTGCTGGACGCCGCCCACAAAAACACGCTAGTAACTCATCTGGTGAGTCTTCTTCGTCTAGTGATTCGGATGATAGTGAAAAAACATTTTGCCCTTCCGAGGACGAACAACGGAATGAGAATATTTCAGTTACCCAAAACCTTCATGTTTCGGAGGCGACGTCATCTGGCATTCCTTTATCGTCAAACGATCGGCTTATAAATCAAGATGATCGCCCCAATTCACCAGATATTTCTGATCAGCTTACTAGCCCAATCAGTCATGCTCCCAGGACATCTGCTGAGATACCTTCAGTAGTAGAAGGTTGGTCTGACACGGTGACCGATATacctgattttaattttgataacgcTGCTTCTGGTATTCAAGTAAACATTGATAACATAGAAAATGTTATGGACTTTTTTCATCTTGTTTTTCCACGGAATTTCGTTGAATATCTGGTAATATGTActaataattatggtaaatctTTGTGCCAAACTAACAAACCACATACAAGATATAGCCGCAAAGCTGTCTTTCGTGAAACCAATTATGAAGAAATGCTGAAATTTCTAGGACTTAGCCTTCTGAAAGGTCATATAAAATGTCCTAAACAAAGGAACCTTTTTACTTTAACCAAAGCAATGTATTATCATCCGATCTTTACCTACACTATGTCAGGGCGACGGTATGAACAATTATTACGCTGTCTATATGCATCGGAATTGGAGGCTAAAGGACAACAGAAGATTATAAAATTCATAGATATGTTGACTATTAACTTCAGAAAAATATATAGTGCAGGCGAGAATTTGTCATTAGATGAGTCCCTACTTCTATTTCGGGGTCGGCTACATTTTCGACAATATATAAAGTCAAAAAAAGCCCGATACGGAATTAAATTCTATGAACTTACTACGTTTGATGGCTATGTACTCAATATATTGATGTACTCTGGTAAGGAAACAACAAATCAGAATATGGATGGCGATGAATCTAAGACAGAAAAACTAGTATTAAGGTTGATGCGGCCATATTTGCTTCGTGGTCATCACTTATTCATGGACAACTATTATAACTCTGTAAAGTTGTCACAGAAATTGCTTGATTTGAACACTCATAGCACCGGCACTTTACGTAAGAGTCGTAAAGATAATCCTAAATTTATTAcgacaaaaaaattgaaaaaaggcgaGCATGTATGGGCTCGCAAAAACAAGGTATATGTTTCCAATTGGAAAGATAAACGCCCTGTCCTGATGGTTACAACTAAAGTTCATCCCTCGATTATAGAAGTTTCAAACAGATTTGGCAAATCCCGTTTAAAGCCTGCCGAAGTTGATACATATAACAGAAACATGTCTGGCATTGATCGTTGTGATCAGATGGTATCTTACTATTCTTGTCCCCGAAAAACCATCAGATGGTACaagaaagtaatattttacatgATGGACATTGTAGTGTGGAACGCCTTTTttctttatagaaaatataaaaaaaataattcaagctTGTACTCGTACATAAACTACCGAGAAGAACTGATACAGGAATTTATTGGGCTGGACAAAAATTTGAAGGGAAGCGACTTGATAAAGACGTCCAGTATTCACGATAACAGGCGATTCCGACCCACGACGACATGCACTGCTAATATACCCGATAATGATGGGAGTGTAATTCAAGGTCACTGGCCAGAACAAATGCCTGCACGACCTGGAACTACaaaaaaatttgcatttttGAAATGCaaattttgtacacaaaaaaaGATACGAAAGGAAACGAGTTATCGTTGTAAAGGCTGTTCTGATAAACCTCCTCTTTGCCCATCTTGCTTTGAACCATATCATGCAAGTTTACTAAATCCTGATgatgattaa